The genomic DNA CACTTCTTTCGGCAAAAAGCATGGCAGAACTGCCCGAATCAATCCGGGATACGGATGAAGTTCGAGCCGTAAGGGAGCTTTTTACGGAACTCGAAAGGGCGGGGATCGGAAACGTTATCTTCGACATTACTCTTATGCGTGGCTTTGATTATTACACAGGTACCGTTTTTGAATTCTTTGATACACACCCTGATAACCGTCGGGCGATGTTCGGTGGAGGGCGCTACGACGGCCTTGTGGGTCTATTTGGTGCCGAGCCTATTTCTGCCGTTGGCTTTGCCCCTGGCGCAACCATGACCGAACTCTTCTTAAAAACACATGATTTGCTGCCGAAGCTACCATCAACGACTGAGGTGTACGTGATTGTCCTGGGTGATGCCCGCGAGGGCGCCATGAAACTGGCCGATAGTCTGCGTGAAGAGGGCGTTAATACCGAAGTCGACATCACGGGCCGTAAGCTCGACAAGCAACTAAAGACCGCGATTAAAAAGGACATTCCTTTTATGGTGTTCGTTGGTAATGAGGAGCTTAAAAAAGAGATATATCCTTTTAAAGATACGGCAAAAGCCGAAGAGCAGACGCTGAGTTTTGAGCGTATTGTAAGTGTGGTAAAAGATCGCCGGCTCAAGCACGAAGACGACCTTGACGACTTATTTGAATAAGCTAGAATACGAAAGTATCTCTTAGAAACAATGGCTAAGGAGAGATTTACGTGTACTGGCCGAACGAGGATGAGCTGCGGCAAGCCGCTGAGCTCGACATCGACGCAACGGGGTTGAATGGCATCCAGCTGCGCGAAGCTATCACACGAGCGAAGCTTCGCGCTCAGCAGAAGAACAGGCCGGCAACAGGCGGAGGACTACACCAGTACAAGGCTCTGGCGGATGTTGCCCGAAGCCTTGGCATGATCGTGGAGAAGGGTACGACGCTGACGGATCTTCGTCATGAAGTGGAGCTCCAGATTGGTGAGATGCTGTACGACAAAAAGATCGAGCCAGGGGTGATGGTCGTGTATGGCAAAGGCTCCAGGGACCACGCAGGAACACAGGCTCGCGTCGTCAAAACCAACGTGACGTGGACGATGAATATGCCACACATCGTTCTTCACCACGAAAATGCGGACCGAGCCCACCCATACTACGCCCATATCGTCGCACTCTACGCTACCGTCGTGGAGTAAAAGATACACGTGCTGGCCGGACACGTACTTTCCGGCCTTCCACCCTTGGACTCTCCGAATGTAATCTGTTATAGTAGGCCGAGTATGAAGACAACAGTTAAACACCTATCAGATACAAAGGTTGAGCTTACTATCAACCTTGGTAAGCCTGAACTCGATGCTGCCGGTCAGGTAGCACTGACAAAGCTTGCAAAAAACATTAAAGTTCCTGGTTTTCGCAAAGGGAATGTACCCGCGACAGTCGCCGCAAAGCATGTTGATCCTGAGGCTTTGGCGCAACAAACGCTTGAAGACGCACTCTCTAAAGCGGTTGCCGAAGCGTACGTAAATGAAGGACTCCAGGCGCTTGATCGCCCTGAAGTAGCGGTCAAAAAGTTTGTGCCTAGCCAAGAACTGGAATTTACGGCAGAAACCGAGATCCTTCCTAAAGTTACCCTCGGTGACTACAAGAAATTAAAAGCTAAAAAAGGCAAAATAACCGTTGCCGCCAAAGATATCAATGAAATCATCGAGCGTATGCGTTCGGGCTTTTCCGAGAAAAAAGAAGTCAAGCGTGCTGCTAAAAATGGCGACGAAGTGACTATCGATTTTGTTGGTAAAAAGGACGGGGTTGCGTTTGATGGGGGCACAGCCAAAGACTACAAGCTTACGCTTGGCACCAATACCTTCATTCCCGGATTCGAAGAAGGTATTGTCGGTAAAAAACCAGGTGAAACATTCGATCTGTCCCTTGAATTTCCTAAAGATTACCATGCGCCCGATCTTAAGGGCGCCAAAGTAGTATTTACGACCACCTTAAATTCAGTTCACGAAATTGCACTTCCTGAGGTAAACGATGAGTTTGCAGCGAAAGCGGGTCCGTTTACTAGTGTTGATGAACTAAAGGCAGACATTAAACGTGAGCTGACAGATCAAAAAGAGCGTGAAGCTGGTGAAAAGCTCAAAGACGAACTCGTTAACGAGCTGATCGAGTCAAGCAAAATTCCTGTTCCAGAGGTGCTGCTCCAAGACCAAATGCAGTCAATCGAACGCGATATGACCCAAAATCTCATGTATCAGGGTCTGAATCTCGATCAGTATCTTCAAAACCAAGGGTTCGAAAGTAAAGAAAAATGGCTTGACTCTGAGGTAAAAGAAAGCGCGAAAAAGCGCGTCCAGGCCGGCTTGATGCTTGCAGAGTTAAGTAAAGTTGAGAAAATCGAAGCAAGTACAAAAGAGCTCGACGTGCACGTTGCCCAGTACAAAGAACGCTATGCCAACAATCCAAAAATGGTAGAGCAGTTTGATACACCGGAAGCTCGGCGTGATATTGCTAACCGTCTTCTGACCGAAAAAACAGTCGATCGTCTTGTTGAGCTTAATGCCTAGGCTCGAGGAGAAAACGACCTCTAACGGATACTCGAGTACCCTGGTCCTCTTGTAGAGGCAGTAATGAAAAAACTAGCACTCTCTTTACCTGAGTGCTAGTTTTTGTGTATACTAGAATATATGAATAAGCCTAGCAGTTATCTTGTCCCAACAGTAATTGAAAAAACGTTCGAGGGTGAGCGTGCTTTTGATATCTTTAGCCGTTTACTAAACGAGCGGATTATCTTTTTAGGAGTAGAAGTCAATGAGCATACCGCCAATCTTGTTGTGGCTCAGTTGCTTCATCTTGCCTATGAAGATCCAAAAAAGGATATAAAACTTTATATCAACAGTCCTGGCGGTGTCGTATACGATGGTCTTGCCATTTATGACACAATCCAACACATTACACCAGACGTGCAAACGATCGGTATCGGCCTCCAAGCAAGCATGGGAGCTTTCTTGCTTTCAAGCGGTACGAAAGGAAAGCGCTATGCCCTCCCAAATAGTCGCATCATGATCCACCAGCCCTCCAGCGGAACTCAAGGTAAAATTACTGATCAAGAAATTACTTTGCGCGAAGGCCTTTTCCTTAAGCGGCGTCTCAACGAAAT from Candidatus Saccharimonadales bacterium includes the following:
- the tig gene encoding trigger factor, translated to MKTTVKHLSDTKVELTINLGKPELDAAGQVALTKLAKNIKVPGFRKGNVPATVAAKHVDPEALAQQTLEDALSKAVAEAYVNEGLQALDRPEVAVKKFVPSQELEFTAETEILPKVTLGDYKKLKAKKGKITVAAKDINEIIERMRSGFSEKKEVKRAAKNGDEVTIDFVGKKDGVAFDGGTAKDYKLTLGTNTFIPGFEEGIVGKKPGETFDLSLEFPKDYHAPDLKGAKVVFTTTLNSVHEIALPEVNDEFAAKAGPFTSVDELKADIKRELTDQKEREAGEKLKDELVNELIESSKIPVPEVLLQDQMQSIERDMTQNLMYQGLNLDQYLQNQGFESKEKWLDSEVKESAKKRVQAGLMLAELSKVEKIEASTKELDVHVAQYKERYANNPKMVEQFDTPEARRDIANRLLTEKTVDRLVELNA
- a CDS encoding ATP-dependent Clp protease proteolytic subunit translates to MNKPSSYLVPTVIEKTFEGERAFDIFSRLLNERIIFLGVEVNEHTANLVVAQLLHLAYEDPKKDIKLYINSPGGVVYDGLAIYDTIQHITPDVQTIGIGLQASMGAFLLSSGTKGKRYALPNSRIMIHQPSSGTQGKITDQEITLREGLFLKRRLNEILAKNTGQKLSKIELDMERDFWMGAEEAKKYGLIDSVITKA